From Canis aureus isolate CA01 chromosome 7, VMU_Caureus_v.1.0, whole genome shotgun sequence, a single genomic window includes:
- the MDC1 gene encoding mediator of DNA damage checkpoint protein 1 isoform X5, with protein sequence MEDTQAINWEIEEEEETERPSEALGRGLEPVGRLHIFSSAHGPEKDFPLYLGKNMVGRMPDCSVTLPFSSISKQHAVIEILAWDKAPVLQDCGSLNGTQVLRPPKVLSPGVSHRLRDQELILFADLPCQYHRLNVPLPFVSRGPLTVEETPRVQGGTQPQGLLLAEDSEEEVDSPSERCVVKEPRTSPLAAVVPESDEEGPSPAPDGPGPPFAFNLDSDTDEEESQHSAAGEASLSARRGSTAETEQLKAMTPATQLGKDQCSVKERNNNTKVERDARNGVVSLGGILERNQSAGEDSDTDVDESRPPVRPAEVHLERAQPSDFIDSDTDVEEERIPATPAVVPMKKRQIFHRVSTKSLQEPALVHLQEIPAGNDTDVEESEIQLAVPLERNQISMVIDSNTDDEEEVLAALTLARLKESGSDTWNRGTDVEEDRAQPVALLEPSQTSAGRDSKTDMEEEGLPMENRRTVPKCHTDKACSEKRQFPLQDSDLEVDEDKSLLEVHLERNQASATIDITQVEEKVLPGPAIILVEKHQVPVVWTDQTYVEVEGGQAKLPVMHLGEPQPPLSEDCGTDVEEDTSLAASLVADTAKHQLLAEGDAGTESAAPVLEQERVLEARAQGVSLVSQVEQDLLPVSKENLIDLVVDTGTSGETIQPQKEGAQTPTERKREPHVDRTKNCGDNHGDSEDLDLQATQCFVERENQSPEVQSMEDEATQAFLATLPQESGPSYYSFQASGHLTCKAPPAEKASVGDQESADAHLPAAVPEASTPHHNPLLSQSQKHPVSQPFLSSSPSSLEPIPRTRQNGNQEVPGTPLSSEMEPLYPKSKVRLRGSSRKTLSAISSLALEPHSTIPTDQPLCPEPTSRVTRGRTRRSSLKTPELLVPEVQPSTSKDQSVTAEPISQGRTRKSVKAPEPVVSTATQSRALRSSVKTPKVDISTTPALQPSTSKDQPVTPEPTSQVTWGRTRRSSVKIPEPTVPTAPALQPSTSEDQSVITEHTSGGTHRRTRRSSVKTPEPIVPTAPEFQPTIPRDQPVTPEPTSQVTWGRTRRSSVKTPEPTVPTAPELQPSTSKDQSVITEPTSGATHSRTHRSSLKTPKPTVPTATELQPTTHKGQPVTPKRISQGRTPKSSSKTNTSVVSTVPELQACTPTDQPVIPKLAFQATRGRTQRFSIETPEPVAPTVPEPQPSISTDQPVTPEPTSRATRGRTHRSFVKMPQPIEPTAPDLESVTPTDQLFSPKVQGSQGKMLRSSTISAVPVLTTPEFQPSVPTDQPIPPEPISQANCSRRLRATRNHESLIAPIICEPYSALPEPKSRSSRNQRQRAVRTVESLRTIPKPAFAQLPEAPTHATQIHKLEAAGRSEFTLGPPPKASQSHKRPLATVDSPPPQKRHQRGEVTQETVFLKEEEEDPMERPREEEVVVVPGPGKRKRDQAEEEPKRIPSRSLRRTKPNQESTVPKVLFTGVVDARGERAVLALGGSLASSVAEASHLVTDRVRRTVKFLCALGRGIPILSLDWLHQSHKAGCFLPPDEYVVTDPEQEKNFGFSLRDALSRAREQRLLEGYEIHVTPGVQPPPPQMGEIISCCGGTVLPSMPRSYKPQRVVITCSQDFPRCSIPFRIGLPILSPEFLLTGVLKQEAKPEAFIFSTLEMSSS encoded by the exons ATGGAGGACACCCAGGCTATCAACTGGGAGattgaagaagaggaggagacagagagaccCAGTGAAGCCTTGGGGCGTGGCTTAGAGCCTGTAGGGCGGTTGCATATCTTCAGTAGTGCCCATGGACCAGAAAAAG ATTTTCCCCTGTATCTTGGGAAGAATATGGTAGGCCGAATGCCTGATTGCTCTGTGACCCTGCCCTTTTCATCCATCTCCAAACAACATGCAGTCATTGAAATCTTGGCCTGGGACAAGGCACCTGTCCTCCAAGATTGTGGCAGCCTCAATGGTACTCAAGTCCTAAGGCCTCCTAAGGTCCTAAGCCCAGGGGTGAGTCATCGGCTGAGGGACCAGGAGTTGATTCTCTTTGCTGACTTGCCCTGCCAGTACCATCGCCTGAATGTCCCCCTGCCCTTTGTTTCCCGGGGCCCTCTAACTGTAGAAGAGACACCCAGGGTACAGGGAGGAACTCAACCCCAGGGGCTCCTGTTGGCTGAGGACTCGGAGGAGGAAGTAG ATTCTCCTTCTGAAAGGTGTGTGGTGAAAGAACCAAGGACCTCCCCTTTGGCAGCAGTAGTTCCAGAGAG TGATGAAGAGGGGCCTTCTCCTGCCCCAGATGGCCCTGGGCCACCTTTTGCCTTCAACCTGGACAGTGACACAGATGAGGAAGAAAGTCAGCATTCAGCAGCGGGAGAGGCCTCCTTATCTGCCAGAAGAGGCTCCACTGCAGAAACAGAACAGCTGAAAGCTATGACACCTGCAACCCAGCTTGGAAAGGATCAGTGTTCAGTGAAGGAGAGGAACAATAACACAAAAGTTGAGAGGGATGCAAGGAATGGGGTGGTCTCACTTGGGGGGATTCTGGAGAGAAACCAAAGTGCTGGGGAGGACAGTGACACAGATGTGGATGAGAGCAGGCCTCCAGTAAGGCCTGCTGAAGTCCATTTAGAAAGGGCCCAACCTTCTGATTTCATAGACAGTGATACTGATGTGGAAGAAGAACGGATCCCTGCAACACCAGCTGTAGTTCCTATGAAGAAGAGGCAAATCTTCCACAGAGTTAGTACAAAGAGTCTTCAGGAACCTGCTTTGGTACATCTACAGGAGATCCCAGCTGGTAATGATACAGATGTGGAGGAAAGTGAGATCCAACTGGCAGTCCCTCTGGAGAGAAACCAAATTTCCATGGTGATTGACAGCAATACAGATGATGAGGAAGAAGTCTTAGCAGCACTCACTTTGGCACGTCTGAAAGAGAGCGGATCTGATACATGGAACAGAGGTACAGATGTGGAAGAGGACAGGGCCCAACCTGTGGCCCTTCTGGAGCCAAGCCAAACCTCTGCTGGGAGAGATAGTAAGACAGACATGGAGGAGGAGGGTCTCCCAATGGAAAACAGAAGAACTGTGCCCAAGTGTCATACAGACAAGGCATGCTCAGAAAAGAGGCAGTTTCCTCTCCAAGACAGTGATCTAGAGGTAGATGAAGATAAGAGCTTACTTGAGGTCCACCTGGAGAGAAATCAAGCCTCTGCCACCATAGACATCACACAAGTGGAAGAGAAAGTCCTACCAGGACCAGCTATTATACTTGTGGAGAAGCATCAGGTGCCTGTGGTATGGACAGATCAAACATATGTGGAAGTAGAAGGGGGCCAAGCAAAGCTGCCTGTGATGCACCTAGGGGAACCCCAGCCTCCTCTATCTGAGGACTGTGGGACAGATGTGGAGGAGGACACATCCTTAGCAGCCTCACTGGTGGCAGATACTGCAAAGCACCAGCTTCTAGCAGAAGGGGATGCTGGGACAGAATCGGCTGCACCAGTTCTTGAGCAGGAGAGAGTTCTTGAGGCGAGGGCCCAGGGGGTTTCACTTGTATCACAGGTGGAGCAAGATCTTCTCCCTGTCTCAAAGGAGAACCTTATAGATCTGGTGGTGGACACAGGCACTTCAGGAGAAACCATCCAACcacagaaagagggagcccagacccccacagaaaggaagagagaaccaCATGTGGACAGGACCAAGAACTGTGGAGACAACCATGGTG ATTCTGAAGACCTGGACCTACAGGCTACCCAGTGCtttgtggagagagagaatcagagccCAGAAG TCCAGAGCATGGAGGATGAAGCCACTCAGGCCTTCCTGGCTACTCTACCCCAAGAGTCTGGCCCTTCCTATTACAGCTTCCAGGCCTCAG GCCACCTGACTTGCAAGGCGCCACCTGCTGAGAAGGCCTCTGTG GGTGATCAGGAATCCGCAGATGCTCATCTGCCTGCTGCAGTGCCTGAAGCTTCAACCCCACACCACAACCCCCTCCTCTCTCAGAGTCAAAAACATCCTGTGTCTCagcccttcctttcttcctctccatcttcttTAGAGCCCATTCCCAGGACCAGGCAAAATGGGAATCAGGAAGTTCCAGGGACTCCTTTATCCTCAGAGATGGAGCCTCTGTACCCAAAATCCAAAGTCAGGCTCCGAGGGTCCTCCAGGAAGACACTCTCTGCAATTTCTTCTTTAGCCCTTGAACCTCACTCAACCATCCCCACAGACCAGCCCCTCTGTCCTGAGCCCACATCTCGGGTCACTCGGGGCAGGACACGTAGGTCCTCTCTGAAGACCCCTGAACTCCTTGTCCCTGAAGTCCAGCCTTCCACCTCCAAAGACCAGTCTGTCACTGCTGAGCCCATATCTCAAGGCAGGACACGTAAATCTGTCAAGGCTCCTGAACCAGTTGTCTCCACAGCCACTCAGAGCAGGGCACTTAGGTCTTCTGTCAAGACTCCCAAAGTAGACATCTCCACAACCCCTGCGCTCCAGCCTTCTACTTCCAAAGACCAGCCTGTCACCCCTGAGCCCACATCTCAGGTCACTTGGGGCAGGACACGTAGGTCCTCTGTCAAGATCCCTGAACCAACTGTCCCCACAGCCCCTGCACTCCAGCCTTCCACCTCTGAAGACCAGTCTGTCATCACTGAGCACACATCTGGGGGCACTCACAGGAGGACACGTAGGTCTTCTGTCAAGACTCCTGAGCCAATTGTCCCAACAGCTCCTGAATTCCAGCCTACTATCCCCAGAGACCAGCCTGTCACCCCTGAGCCCACATCTCAGGTCACTTGGGGCAGGACACGTAGGTCCTCTGTCAAGACCCCTGAACCAACTGTCCCCACAGCTCCTGAACTTCAGCCGTCTACCTCCAAAGACCAGTCTGTCATCACTGAGCCCACATCAGGAGCCACTCACAGCAGGACACACAGGTCTTCTCTCAAGACTCCTAAGCCAACTGTCCCCACAGCCACTGAGCTCCAGCCTACCACCCACAAAGGCCAGCCTGTCACCCCCAAACGTATATCTCAGGGCAGGACACCTAAGTCTTCTAGCAAGACTAACACATCAGTTGTCTCCACAGTCCCTGAGCTCCAGGCTTGTACCCCCACAGACCAGCCTGTCATCCCCAAACTTGCATTTCAGGCCACTCGGGGTAGGACACAAAGGTTCTCTATCGAGACCCCTGAACCAGTTGCCCCCACAGTGCCTGAACCCCAGCCTTCCATCTCCACAGATCAGCCTGTCACTCCTGAGCCCACATCTCGGGCCACTCGGGGCAGGACACATAGGTCCTTTGTCAAGATGCCCCAGCCAATTGAACCCACAGCCCCTGATCTTGAATCTGTCACCCCCACAGATCAACTGTTCTCCCCCAAGGTTCAGGGAAGTCAGGGTAAGATGCTAAGGTCTTCTACAATAAGTGCTGTGCCAGTTCTTACCACTCCTGAATTCCAGCCTTCTGTCCCCACAGACCAGCCTATTCCCCCTGAGCCCATCTCTCAAGCCAATTGCAGCAGGAGGCTGAGGGCCACTAGGAACCATGAGTCCCTTATAGCTCCCATTATCTGTGAGCCCTACTCTGCACTCCCTGAACCTAAATCTCGGTCCTCAAGGAACCAAAGACAAAGAGCAGTGAGAACAGTTGAGTCCCTCAGGACCATTCCCAAGCCGGCCTTTGCCCAGCTTCCTGAAGCCCCCACTCATGCTACCCAGATCCACAAGTTGGAGGCAGCAGGCAGATCGGAGTTCACCCTGGGGCCCCCACCTAAGGCCTCTCAGAGCCACAAGAGGCCTTTGGCTACTGTGGATTCACCCCCACCTCAAAAACGGCACCAAAGAGGAGAAGTCACCCAGGAGACAGTGTTCctcaaggaggaggaagaagatcCAATGGAGAGGCcaagggaggaggag GTTGTAGTGGTTCCAGGACcaggcaagagaaagagagaccaagcagaggaggagcccaagagaatcccaagccgcaGTCTTAGACGAACCAAACCTAACCAAGAGTCCACAGTCCCCAAA GTTCTCTTCACAGGAGTGGTGGATGCCCGTGGTGAGCGGGCAGTGCTGGCCCTGGGGGGGAGTCTGGCCAGCTCAGTGGCAGAGGCTTCCCACTTGGTGACTGATCGAGTCCGCCGTACGGTCAAGTTCCTGTGTGCTCTGGGGCGGGGGATTCCCATCCTCTCCTTGGATTGGCTCCACCAG TCCCACAAGGCTGGTTGCTTTTTGCCCCCGGATGAATATGTGGTGACTGATCCTGAGCAGGAGAAGAACTTTGGCTTCAGCCTTCGAG
- the MDC1 gene encoding mediator of DNA damage checkpoint protein 1 isoform X6, giving the protein MEDTQAINWEIEEEEETERPSEALGRGLEPVGRLHIFSSAHGPEKDFPLYLGKNMVGRMPDCSVTLPFSSISKQHAVIEILAWDKAPVLQDCGSLNGTQVLRPPKVLSPGVSHRLRDQELILFADLPCQYHRLNVPLPFVSRGPLTVEETPRVQGGTQPQGLLLAEDSEEEVDSPSERCVVKEPRTSPLAAVVPESDEEGPSPAPDGPGPPFAFNLDSDTDEEESQHSAAGEASLSARRGSTAETEQLKAMTPATQLGKDQCSVKERNNNTKVERDARNGVVSLGGILERNQSAGEDSDTDVDESRPPVRPAEVHLERAQPSDFIDSDTDVEEERIPATPAVVPMKKRQIFHRVSTKSLQEPALVHLQEIPAGNDTDVEESEIQLAVPLERNQISMVIDSNTDDEEEVLAALTLARLKESGSDTWNRGTDVEEDRAQPVALLEPSQTSAGRDSKTDMEEEGLPMENRRTVPKCHTDKACSEKRQFPLQDSDLEVDEDKSLLEVHLERNQASATIDITQVEEKVLPGPAIILVEKHQVPVVWTDQTYVEVEGGQAKLPVMHLGEPQPPLSEDCGTDVEEDTSLAASLVADTAKHQLLAEGDAGTESAAPVLEQERVLEARAQGVSLVSQVEQDLLPVSKENLIDLVVDTGTSGETIQPQKEGAQTPTERKREPHVDRTKNCGDNHGDSEDLDLQATQCFVERENQSPEGHLTCKAPPAEKASVGDQESADAHLPAAVPEASTPHHNPLLSQSQKHPVSQPFLSSSPSSLEPIPRTRQNGNQEVPGTPLSSEMEPLYPKSKVRLRGSSRKTLSAISSLALEPHSTIPTDQPLCPEPTSRVTRGRTRRSSLKTPELLVPEVQPSTSKDQSVTAEPISQGRTRKSVKAPEPVVSTATQSRALRSSVKTPKVDISTTPALQPSTSKDQPVTPEPTSQVTWGRTRRSSVKIPEPTVPTAPALQPSTSEDQSVITEHTSGGTHRRTRRSSVKTPEPIVPTAPEFQPTIPRDQPVTPEPTSQVTWGRTRRSSVKTPEPTVPTAPELQPSTSKDQSVITEPTSGATHSRTHRSSLKTPKPTVPTATELQPTTHKGQPVTPKRISQGRTPKSSSKTNTSVVSTVPELQACTPTDQPVIPKLAFQATRGRTQRFSIETPEPVAPTVPEPQPSISTDQPVTPEPTSRATRGRTHRSFVKMPQPIEPTAPDLESVTPTDQLFSPKVQGSQGKMLRSSTISAVPVLTTPEFQPSVPTDQPIPPEPISQANCSRRLRATRNHESLIAPIICEPYSALPEPKSRSSRNQRQRAVRTVESLRTIPKPAFAQLPEAPTHATQIHKLEAAGRSEFTLGPPPKASQSHKRPLATVDSPPPQKRHQRGEVTQETVFLKEEEEDPMERPREEEVVVVPGPGKRKRDQAEEEPKRIPSRSLRRTKPNQESTVPKVLFTGVVDARGERAVLALGGSLASSVAEASHLVTDRVRRTVKFLCALGRGIPILSLDWLHQSHKAGCFLPPDEYVVTDPEQEKNFGFSLRDALSRAREQRLLEGYEIHVTPGVQPPPPQMGEIISCCGGTVLPSMPRSYKPQRVVITCSQDFPRCSIPFRIGLPILSPEFLLTGVLKQEAKPEAFIFSTLEMSSS; this is encoded by the exons ATGGAGGACACCCAGGCTATCAACTGGGAGattgaagaagaggaggagacagagagaccCAGTGAAGCCTTGGGGCGTGGCTTAGAGCCTGTAGGGCGGTTGCATATCTTCAGTAGTGCCCATGGACCAGAAAAAG ATTTTCCCCTGTATCTTGGGAAGAATATGGTAGGCCGAATGCCTGATTGCTCTGTGACCCTGCCCTTTTCATCCATCTCCAAACAACATGCAGTCATTGAAATCTTGGCCTGGGACAAGGCACCTGTCCTCCAAGATTGTGGCAGCCTCAATGGTACTCAAGTCCTAAGGCCTCCTAAGGTCCTAAGCCCAGGGGTGAGTCATCGGCTGAGGGACCAGGAGTTGATTCTCTTTGCTGACTTGCCCTGCCAGTACCATCGCCTGAATGTCCCCCTGCCCTTTGTTTCCCGGGGCCCTCTAACTGTAGAAGAGACACCCAGGGTACAGGGAGGAACTCAACCCCAGGGGCTCCTGTTGGCTGAGGACTCGGAGGAGGAAGTAG ATTCTCCTTCTGAAAGGTGTGTGGTGAAAGAACCAAGGACCTCCCCTTTGGCAGCAGTAGTTCCAGAGAG TGATGAAGAGGGGCCTTCTCCTGCCCCAGATGGCCCTGGGCCACCTTTTGCCTTCAACCTGGACAGTGACACAGATGAGGAAGAAAGTCAGCATTCAGCAGCGGGAGAGGCCTCCTTATCTGCCAGAAGAGGCTCCACTGCAGAAACAGAACAGCTGAAAGCTATGACACCTGCAACCCAGCTTGGAAAGGATCAGTGTTCAGTGAAGGAGAGGAACAATAACACAAAAGTTGAGAGGGATGCAAGGAATGGGGTGGTCTCACTTGGGGGGATTCTGGAGAGAAACCAAAGTGCTGGGGAGGACAGTGACACAGATGTGGATGAGAGCAGGCCTCCAGTAAGGCCTGCTGAAGTCCATTTAGAAAGGGCCCAACCTTCTGATTTCATAGACAGTGATACTGATGTGGAAGAAGAACGGATCCCTGCAACACCAGCTGTAGTTCCTATGAAGAAGAGGCAAATCTTCCACAGAGTTAGTACAAAGAGTCTTCAGGAACCTGCTTTGGTACATCTACAGGAGATCCCAGCTGGTAATGATACAGATGTGGAGGAAAGTGAGATCCAACTGGCAGTCCCTCTGGAGAGAAACCAAATTTCCATGGTGATTGACAGCAATACAGATGATGAGGAAGAAGTCTTAGCAGCACTCACTTTGGCACGTCTGAAAGAGAGCGGATCTGATACATGGAACAGAGGTACAGATGTGGAAGAGGACAGGGCCCAACCTGTGGCCCTTCTGGAGCCAAGCCAAACCTCTGCTGGGAGAGATAGTAAGACAGACATGGAGGAGGAGGGTCTCCCAATGGAAAACAGAAGAACTGTGCCCAAGTGTCATACAGACAAGGCATGCTCAGAAAAGAGGCAGTTTCCTCTCCAAGACAGTGATCTAGAGGTAGATGAAGATAAGAGCTTACTTGAGGTCCACCTGGAGAGAAATCAAGCCTCTGCCACCATAGACATCACACAAGTGGAAGAGAAAGTCCTACCAGGACCAGCTATTATACTTGTGGAGAAGCATCAGGTGCCTGTGGTATGGACAGATCAAACATATGTGGAAGTAGAAGGGGGCCAAGCAAAGCTGCCTGTGATGCACCTAGGGGAACCCCAGCCTCCTCTATCTGAGGACTGTGGGACAGATGTGGAGGAGGACACATCCTTAGCAGCCTCACTGGTGGCAGATACTGCAAAGCACCAGCTTCTAGCAGAAGGGGATGCTGGGACAGAATCGGCTGCACCAGTTCTTGAGCAGGAGAGAGTTCTTGAGGCGAGGGCCCAGGGGGTTTCACTTGTATCACAGGTGGAGCAAGATCTTCTCCCTGTCTCAAAGGAGAACCTTATAGATCTGGTGGTGGACACAGGCACTTCAGGAGAAACCATCCAACcacagaaagagggagcccagacccccacagaaaggaagagagaaccaCATGTGGACAGGACCAAGAACTGTGGAGACAACCATGGTG ATTCTGAAGACCTGGACCTACAGGCTACCCAGTGCtttgtggagagagagaatcagagccCAGAAG GCCACCTGACTTGCAAGGCGCCACCTGCTGAGAAGGCCTCTGTG GGTGATCAGGAATCCGCAGATGCTCATCTGCCTGCTGCAGTGCCTGAAGCTTCAACCCCACACCACAACCCCCTCCTCTCTCAGAGTCAAAAACATCCTGTGTCTCagcccttcctttcttcctctccatcttcttTAGAGCCCATTCCCAGGACCAGGCAAAATGGGAATCAGGAAGTTCCAGGGACTCCTTTATCCTCAGAGATGGAGCCTCTGTACCCAAAATCCAAAGTCAGGCTCCGAGGGTCCTCCAGGAAGACACTCTCTGCAATTTCTTCTTTAGCCCTTGAACCTCACTCAACCATCCCCACAGACCAGCCCCTCTGTCCTGAGCCCACATCTCGGGTCACTCGGGGCAGGACACGTAGGTCCTCTCTGAAGACCCCTGAACTCCTTGTCCCTGAAGTCCAGCCTTCCACCTCCAAAGACCAGTCTGTCACTGCTGAGCCCATATCTCAAGGCAGGACACGTAAATCTGTCAAGGCTCCTGAACCAGTTGTCTCCACAGCCACTCAGAGCAGGGCACTTAGGTCTTCTGTCAAGACTCCCAAAGTAGACATCTCCACAACCCCTGCGCTCCAGCCTTCTACTTCCAAAGACCAGCCTGTCACCCCTGAGCCCACATCTCAGGTCACTTGGGGCAGGACACGTAGGTCCTCTGTCAAGATCCCTGAACCAACTGTCCCCACAGCCCCTGCACTCCAGCCTTCCACCTCTGAAGACCAGTCTGTCATCACTGAGCACACATCTGGGGGCACTCACAGGAGGACACGTAGGTCTTCTGTCAAGACTCCTGAGCCAATTGTCCCAACAGCTCCTGAATTCCAGCCTACTATCCCCAGAGACCAGCCTGTCACCCCTGAGCCCACATCTCAGGTCACTTGGGGCAGGACACGTAGGTCCTCTGTCAAGACCCCTGAACCAACTGTCCCCACAGCTCCTGAACTTCAGCCGTCTACCTCCAAAGACCAGTCTGTCATCACTGAGCCCACATCAGGAGCCACTCACAGCAGGACACACAGGTCTTCTCTCAAGACTCCTAAGCCAACTGTCCCCACAGCCACTGAGCTCCAGCCTACCACCCACAAAGGCCAGCCTGTCACCCCCAAACGTATATCTCAGGGCAGGACACCTAAGTCTTCTAGCAAGACTAACACATCAGTTGTCTCCACAGTCCCTGAGCTCCAGGCTTGTACCCCCACAGACCAGCCTGTCATCCCCAAACTTGCATTTCAGGCCACTCGGGGTAGGACACAAAGGTTCTCTATCGAGACCCCTGAACCAGTTGCCCCCACAGTGCCTGAACCCCAGCCTTCCATCTCCACAGATCAGCCTGTCACTCCTGAGCCCACATCTCGGGCCACTCGGGGCAGGACACATAGGTCCTTTGTCAAGATGCCCCAGCCAATTGAACCCACAGCCCCTGATCTTGAATCTGTCACCCCCACAGATCAACTGTTCTCCCCCAAGGTTCAGGGAAGTCAGGGTAAGATGCTAAGGTCTTCTACAATAAGTGCTGTGCCAGTTCTTACCACTCCTGAATTCCAGCCTTCTGTCCCCACAGACCAGCCTATTCCCCCTGAGCCCATCTCTCAAGCCAATTGCAGCAGGAGGCTGAGGGCCACTAGGAACCATGAGTCCCTTATAGCTCCCATTATCTGTGAGCCCTACTCTGCACTCCCTGAACCTAAATCTCGGTCCTCAAGGAACCAAAGACAAAGAGCAGTGAGAACAGTTGAGTCCCTCAGGACCATTCCCAAGCCGGCCTTTGCCCAGCTTCCTGAAGCCCCCACTCATGCTACCCAGATCCACAAGTTGGAGGCAGCAGGCAGATCGGAGTTCACCCTGGGGCCCCCACCTAAGGCCTCTCAGAGCCACAAGAGGCCTTTGGCTACTGTGGATTCACCCCCACCTCAAAAACGGCACCAAAGAGGAGAAGTCACCCAGGAGACAGTGTTCctcaaggaggaggaagaagatcCAATGGAGAGGCcaagggaggaggag GTTGTAGTGGTTCCAGGACcaggcaagagaaagagagaccaagcagaggaggagcccaagagaatcccaagccgcaGTCTTAGACGAACCAAACCTAACCAAGAGTCCACAGTCCCCAAA GTTCTCTTCACAGGAGTGGTGGATGCCCGTGGTGAGCGGGCAGTGCTGGCCCTGGGGGGGAGTCTGGCCAGCTCAGTGGCAGAGGCTTCCCACTTGGTGACTGATCGAGTCCGCCGTACGGTCAAGTTCCTGTGTGCTCTGGGGCGGGGGATTCCCATCCTCTCCTTGGATTGGCTCCACCAG TCCCACAAGGCTGGTTGCTTTTTGCCCCCGGATGAATATGTGGTGACTGATCCTGAGCAGGAGAAGAACTTTGGCTTCAGCCTTCGAG